Proteins encoded together in one Phalacrocorax carbo chromosome 18, bPhaCar2.1, whole genome shotgun sequence window:
- the RC3H2 gene encoding roquin-2 isoform X1, which yields MPVQAAQWTEFLSCPICYNEFDENVHKPISLGCSHTVCKTCLNKLHRKACPFDQTAINTDIDVLPVNFALLQLVGAQVPDHQTVKLSNVGENKHYEVAKKCVEDLALYLKPLSGGKGVASLNQSALSRPMQRKLVTLVNCQLVEEEGRVRAMRAARSLGERTVTELILQHQNPQQLSANLWAAVRARGCQFLGPAMQEEALKLVLLALEDGSALSRKVLVLFVVQRLEPRFPQASKTSIGHVVQLLYRASCFKVTKRDEDSSLMQLKEEFRSYEALRREHDAQIVHIAMEAGLRISPEQWSSLLYGDLAHKSHMQSIIDKLQSPESFAKSVQELTIVLQRTGDPANLNRLRPHLELLANIDPNPDAASPTWEQLENAMVAVKTVVHGLVDFIQNYSRKGHETPQPQPNSKYKTSMCRDLRQQGGCPRGTNCTFAHSQEELEKYRLRNKKISATVRTFPLLNKVGVNSTVSTTTGNVISVIGSPEATGKMVPSTNGIANLESGVPQLIPRCADTSLRALENTKKGGKAGANGQNVSGSPTESLPENKIGSPPKTPVSQAAATSAGPPNIGTEVNSVPPKSSPFVPRVPVYPPHSDNVQYFQDPRTQLSYEVPQYPQTGYYPPPPTVPAGVAPCVPRFVRSNNVPESSLPPASVPYADHYSTFPPRDRLNSPYQPPPPQPYGPVPPVPSGMYAPVYDSRRIWRPQMYPRDDIIRSNSLPPMDVMHSSVYQTSLRERYNSLDGYYSVACQPPNEQRTVPLPREPCGHLKTGYDEQLRRKPEQWAQYHTQKTPLVSSTLPMATPSPTPPSPLFSVDFSTEFSESVSDLSGTKFEEDHLSHYSPWSCGTIGSCINAIDSEPKDVIANSNAVLMDLDSGDVKRRVHLFETQRRAKEEDPIIPFSDGPIISKWGAISRSSRTGYHTTDPIQATASQGSATKPISVSDYVPYVNAVDSRWSAYGSDSTSSARYAERDRFIVTDLSGHRKHSSTGDLLSIELQQAKSNSLLLQREANALAMQQKWNSLDEGSRLTLNLLSKEIDLRNGETDYTEDCADTKPDRDIELELSALDTDEPDGQGEQIEEILDIQLGISSQDDQLLNGTTVENGHPLKQHQKESMEQKRQSLGEDLVILEEQKTILPVTSCFSQPITTSVSDASCLPISTSVSVGSLILKTAHIMSEDKNDFLKPVANGRMVNS from the exons ATGCCTGTGCAGGCAGCTCAGTGGACAGAATTTCTGTCCTGCCCAATCTGCTACAACGAGTTTGATGAGAATGTGCACAAACCCATCAGCTTAGGTTGCTCTCACACTGTCTGTAAGACCTGCCTGAACAAGCTTCATCGCAAGGCATGTCCTTTCGACCAGACTGCCATCAATACAGACATCGATGTGCTTCCTGTAAACTTTGCACTCCTCCAGTTAGTTGGAGCCCAG gTACCTGATCATCAGACAGTAAAGTTGAGTAATGTAGGAGAGAACAAACATTATGAAGTAGCAAAGAAATGTGTTGAGGATTTGGCACTCTACTTAAAGCCATTAAGTGGAGGAAAAG GTGTTGCAAGCTTGAATCAGAGTGCACTGAGCCGTCCAATGCAAAGGAAGCTTGTAACGCTGGTGAATTGTCAGCTGGTAGAGGAAGAGGGTCGGGTTAGAGCTATGAGGGCAGCTCGATCACTGGGAGAGAGAACTGTTACAGAACTGATCCTGCAGCACCAAAATCCTCAGCAGCTTTCTGCCAATCTTTGGGCTGCTGTCAGGGCACGAGGATGCCAGTTTCTAGGTCCAG CTATGCAAGAGGAGGCACTGAAACTTGTATTACTGGCACTGGAAGATGGCTCTGCACTCTCGAGAAAAGTTCTGGTACTTTTTGTTGTACAAAGGCTAGAACCAAGATTTCCTCAGGCCTCTAAAACAAGCATTGGTCATGTTGTGCAGCTACTGTATAGAGCATCATGCTTTAAG GTCACTAAAAGGGATGAAGATTCTTCTCTGATGCAACTTAAAGAAGAGTTTCGGAGTTATGAGGCTTTGCGGAGAGAACATGATGCCCAGATTGTTCACATTGCCATGGAAGCAGGACTTCGAATATCGCCAGAACAATGGTCTTCCCTTCTTTATGGTGACTTGGCACATAAATCACACATGCAATCCATTATTGACAAG CTCCAATCTCCAGAATCTTTTGCAAAGAGTGTACAAGAATTGACAATTGTCTTGCAGCGCACGGGGGATCCTGCAAACTTAAACAGGCTGAGGCCTCATTTAGAGCTGCTGGCAAACATAGATCCAAATCCAG atGCAGCATCTCCAACATGGGAGCAGCTGGAAAATGCAATGGTCGCTGTAAAGACTGTGGTACATGGGCTGGTGGATTTCATTCAGAATTACAGTAGAAAAGGCCATGAAACTCCACAG ccaCAACCAAATAGTAAATATAAAACAAGTATGTGCCGAGACCTTCGACAGCAAGGGGGATGTCCAAGAGGAACAAACTGTACGTTTGCTCATTCTCAGGAAGAGCTCGAAAA ATATCGCTTgaggaacaaaaaaatcagtgcaacAGTGAGAACATTCCCCCTTCTAAATAAAGTTGGCGTAAATAGCACCGTCTCAACCACAACAGGAAACGTAATTTCTGTCATAGGAAGCCCTGAAGCAACAGGGAAGATGGTGCCAAGTACTAACGGAATAGCTAATCTAGAAAGCGGTGTTCCCCAGTTGATCCCTCGCTGTGCAGACACCTCCTTGAGAGCTTTGGAGAACACcaagaagggagggaaggctGGAGCCAACGGCCAGAATGTTTCTGGATCCCCTACAGAATCACTACCTGAAAA TAAAATTGGTTCTCCACCCAAAACTCCTGTAAGCCAGGCAGCAGCTACCTCCGCTGGTCCTCCTAACATTGGAACAGAAGTTAATTCTGTGCCTCCAAAATCCAGCCCGTTTGTTCCCAGAGTACCCGTCTACCCTCCACATTCTGATAACGTTCAATATTTCCAAGATCCCAGGACTCAGCTGTCATATGAAGTTCCACAGTACCCACAGACTG GATATTATCCACCACCTCCAACAGTACCAGCTGGTGTGGCTCCCTGTGTTCCTCGCTTTGTGAGGTCCAATAACGTTCCAGAATCTTCCCTCCCACCTGCTTCCGTGCCATATGCCGATCATTACAGTACATTTCCCCCTCGAGATCGACTGAATTCTCCTTACCAACCTCCTCCTCCGCAGCCGTATGGACCAGTTCCTCCTGTCCCTTCTGGAATGTATGCTCCAGTTTATGACAGCAGGCGCATCTGGCGCCCACAGATGTACCCACGAGATGATATTATTAGGAGCAATTCTTTACCTCCCATGGATGTGATGCACTCATCTGTCTATCAGACATCATTACGTGAGAGATACAACTCTTTGGATGGGTATTACTCTGTGGCTTGTCAACCTCCAAATGAACAGAGGACTGTGCCTTTACCAAGG GAGCCTTGTGGTCATTTGAAGACTGGGTATGATGAGCAATTAAGACGGAAGCCGGAGCAATGGGCACAGTACCACACACAGAAGACTCCTCTGGTATCGTCAACCCTTCCTATGGCAACACCATCTCCAACGCCACCTTCTCCTCTCTTCAGTGTAGATTTCAGCACAGAG TTCTCAGAGAGTGTCAGTGATTTGAGTGGAACTAAATTTGAGGAAGACCATCTCTCTCACTATTCACCGTGGTCTTGTGGCACTATTGGCTCTTGTATAAATGCTATCGACTCAGAGCCCAAGGATGTGATTGCCAATTCAAATGCCGTGTTAATG GATTTGGACAGCGGGGATGTTAAAAGGAGAGTGCATTTATTTGAAACTCAGAGAAGGGCAAAGGAAGAAGATCCTATAATCCCATTTAGCGATGGACCGATCATCTCCAAGTGGGGTGCAATCTCCAGGTCATCCCGCACGGGTTATCACACGACAGATCCTATTCAGGCCACTGCTTCCCAAGGAAGTGCTACTAAGCCCATCAGTGTATCAG ATTATGTCCCTTATGTCAATGCTGTTGACTCAAGATGGAGTGCCTATGGCTCAGATTCTACTTCATCAGCACGTTATGCGGAACG GGATAGGTTCATAGTTACAGATTTGTCTGGTCACAGAAAGCATTCCAGCACTGGAGATCTACTGAGTATTGAATTACAGCAG GCCAAAAGTAACTCATTATTACTTCAGAGAGAGGCGAATGCACTAGCCATGCAGCAGAAGTGGAATTCTCTAGATGAAGGCAGTCGTCTTACCTTAAATCTTTTAAGCAAGGAAATTGATTTGAGGAATGGTGAG aCCGATTATACTGAAGATTGTGCAGACACAAAGCCTGACCGAGACATTGAATTGGAGCTGTCAGCCCTTGATACTGATGAACCTGATGGGCAAGGTGAACAAATAGAA GAGATTCTGGATATACAGCTAGGTATTAGTTCGCAAGATGATCAGCTGCTCAATGGAACAACTGTAGAGAACGGGCATCCGCTAAAGCAGCACCAGAAAGAATCTATGGAACAGAAGAGACAAAGTTTAGGTGAAGAccttgtgattct gGAGGAGCAGAAAACAATCCTGCCCGTAACTTCTTGCTTCAGTCAGCCGATCACAACATCTGTTAGCGATGCAAGCTGCCTGCCCATCAGCACATCAGTCAGTGTTGGCAGCCTCATTTTGAAAACTGCTCACATTATGTCTGAggataaaaatgactttttaaagccTGTTGCAAATGGCAGGATGGTTAACAGCTGA
- the RC3H2 gene encoding roquin-2 isoform X2, translating to MPVQAAQWTEFLSCPICYNEFDENVHKPISLGCSHTVCKTCLNKLHRKACPFDQTAINTDIDVLPVNFALLQLVGAQVPDHQTVKLSNVGENKHYEVAKKCVEDLALYLKPLSGGKGVASLNQSALSRPMQRKLVTLVNCQLVEEEGRVRAMRAARSLGERTVTELILQHQNPQQLSANLWAAVRARGCQFLGPAMQEEALKLVLLALEDGSALSRKVLVLFVVQRLEPRFPQASKTSIGHVVQLLYRASCFKVTKRDEDSSLMQLKEEFRSYEALRREHDAQIVHIAMEAGLRISPEQWSSLLYGDLAHKSHMQSIIDKLQSPESFAKSVQELTIVLQRTGDPANLNRLRPHLELLANIDPNPDAASPTWEQLENAMVAVKTVVHGLVDFIQNYSRKGHETPQPQPNSKYKTSMCRDLRQQGGCPRGTNCTFAHSQEELEKYRLRNKKISATVRTFPLLNKVGVNSTVSTTTGNVISVIGSPEATGKMVPSTNGIANLESGVPQLIPRCADTSLRALENTKKGGKAGANGQNVSGSPTESLPENKIGSPPKTPVSQAAATSAGPPNIGTEVNSVPPKSSPFVPRVPVYPPHSDNVQYFQDPRTQLSYEVPQYPQTGYYPPPPTVPAGVAPCVPRFVRSNNVPESSLPPASVPYADHYSTFPPRDRLNSPYQPPPPQPYGPVPPVPSGMYAPVYDSRRIWRPQMYPRDDIIRSNSLPPMDVMHSSVYQTSLRERYNSLDGYYSVACQPPNEQRTVPLPREPCGHLKTGYDEQLRRKPEQWAQYHTQKTPLVSSTLPMATPSPTPPSPLFSVDFSTEFSESVSDLSGTKFEEDHLSHYSPWSCGTIGSCINAIDSEPKDVIANSNAVLMDLDSGDVKRRVHLFETQRRAKEEDPIIPFSDGPIISKWGAISRSSRTGYHTTDPIQATASQGSATKPISVSDYVPYVNAVDSRWSAYGSDSTSSARYAERDRFIVTDLSGHRKHSSTGDLLSIELQQAKSNSLLLQREANALAMQQKWNSLDEGSRLTLNLLSKEIDLRNGETDYTEDCADTKPDRDIELELSALDTDEPDGQGEQIEEILDIQLGISSQDDQLLNGTTVENGHPLKQHQKESMEQKRQSLGRSRKQSCP from the exons ATGCCTGTGCAGGCAGCTCAGTGGACAGAATTTCTGTCCTGCCCAATCTGCTACAACGAGTTTGATGAGAATGTGCACAAACCCATCAGCTTAGGTTGCTCTCACACTGTCTGTAAGACCTGCCTGAACAAGCTTCATCGCAAGGCATGTCCTTTCGACCAGACTGCCATCAATACAGACATCGATGTGCTTCCTGTAAACTTTGCACTCCTCCAGTTAGTTGGAGCCCAG gTACCTGATCATCAGACAGTAAAGTTGAGTAATGTAGGAGAGAACAAACATTATGAAGTAGCAAAGAAATGTGTTGAGGATTTGGCACTCTACTTAAAGCCATTAAGTGGAGGAAAAG GTGTTGCAAGCTTGAATCAGAGTGCACTGAGCCGTCCAATGCAAAGGAAGCTTGTAACGCTGGTGAATTGTCAGCTGGTAGAGGAAGAGGGTCGGGTTAGAGCTATGAGGGCAGCTCGATCACTGGGAGAGAGAACTGTTACAGAACTGATCCTGCAGCACCAAAATCCTCAGCAGCTTTCTGCCAATCTTTGGGCTGCTGTCAGGGCACGAGGATGCCAGTTTCTAGGTCCAG CTATGCAAGAGGAGGCACTGAAACTTGTATTACTGGCACTGGAAGATGGCTCTGCACTCTCGAGAAAAGTTCTGGTACTTTTTGTTGTACAAAGGCTAGAACCAAGATTTCCTCAGGCCTCTAAAACAAGCATTGGTCATGTTGTGCAGCTACTGTATAGAGCATCATGCTTTAAG GTCACTAAAAGGGATGAAGATTCTTCTCTGATGCAACTTAAAGAAGAGTTTCGGAGTTATGAGGCTTTGCGGAGAGAACATGATGCCCAGATTGTTCACATTGCCATGGAAGCAGGACTTCGAATATCGCCAGAACAATGGTCTTCCCTTCTTTATGGTGACTTGGCACATAAATCACACATGCAATCCATTATTGACAAG CTCCAATCTCCAGAATCTTTTGCAAAGAGTGTACAAGAATTGACAATTGTCTTGCAGCGCACGGGGGATCCTGCAAACTTAAACAGGCTGAGGCCTCATTTAGAGCTGCTGGCAAACATAGATCCAAATCCAG atGCAGCATCTCCAACATGGGAGCAGCTGGAAAATGCAATGGTCGCTGTAAAGACTGTGGTACATGGGCTGGTGGATTTCATTCAGAATTACAGTAGAAAAGGCCATGAAACTCCACAG ccaCAACCAAATAGTAAATATAAAACAAGTATGTGCCGAGACCTTCGACAGCAAGGGGGATGTCCAAGAGGAACAAACTGTACGTTTGCTCATTCTCAGGAAGAGCTCGAAAA ATATCGCTTgaggaacaaaaaaatcagtgcaacAGTGAGAACATTCCCCCTTCTAAATAAAGTTGGCGTAAATAGCACCGTCTCAACCACAACAGGAAACGTAATTTCTGTCATAGGAAGCCCTGAAGCAACAGGGAAGATGGTGCCAAGTACTAACGGAATAGCTAATCTAGAAAGCGGTGTTCCCCAGTTGATCCCTCGCTGTGCAGACACCTCCTTGAGAGCTTTGGAGAACACcaagaagggagggaaggctGGAGCCAACGGCCAGAATGTTTCTGGATCCCCTACAGAATCACTACCTGAAAA TAAAATTGGTTCTCCACCCAAAACTCCTGTAAGCCAGGCAGCAGCTACCTCCGCTGGTCCTCCTAACATTGGAACAGAAGTTAATTCTGTGCCTCCAAAATCCAGCCCGTTTGTTCCCAGAGTACCCGTCTACCCTCCACATTCTGATAACGTTCAATATTTCCAAGATCCCAGGACTCAGCTGTCATATGAAGTTCCACAGTACCCACAGACTG GATATTATCCACCACCTCCAACAGTACCAGCTGGTGTGGCTCCCTGTGTTCCTCGCTTTGTGAGGTCCAATAACGTTCCAGAATCTTCCCTCCCACCTGCTTCCGTGCCATATGCCGATCATTACAGTACATTTCCCCCTCGAGATCGACTGAATTCTCCTTACCAACCTCCTCCTCCGCAGCCGTATGGACCAGTTCCTCCTGTCCCTTCTGGAATGTATGCTCCAGTTTATGACAGCAGGCGCATCTGGCGCCCACAGATGTACCCACGAGATGATATTATTAGGAGCAATTCTTTACCTCCCATGGATGTGATGCACTCATCTGTCTATCAGACATCATTACGTGAGAGATACAACTCTTTGGATGGGTATTACTCTGTGGCTTGTCAACCTCCAAATGAACAGAGGACTGTGCCTTTACCAAGG GAGCCTTGTGGTCATTTGAAGACTGGGTATGATGAGCAATTAAGACGGAAGCCGGAGCAATGGGCACAGTACCACACACAGAAGACTCCTCTGGTATCGTCAACCCTTCCTATGGCAACACCATCTCCAACGCCACCTTCTCCTCTCTTCAGTGTAGATTTCAGCACAGAG TTCTCAGAGAGTGTCAGTGATTTGAGTGGAACTAAATTTGAGGAAGACCATCTCTCTCACTATTCACCGTGGTCTTGTGGCACTATTGGCTCTTGTATAAATGCTATCGACTCAGAGCCCAAGGATGTGATTGCCAATTCAAATGCCGTGTTAATG GATTTGGACAGCGGGGATGTTAAAAGGAGAGTGCATTTATTTGAAACTCAGAGAAGGGCAAAGGAAGAAGATCCTATAATCCCATTTAGCGATGGACCGATCATCTCCAAGTGGGGTGCAATCTCCAGGTCATCCCGCACGGGTTATCACACGACAGATCCTATTCAGGCCACTGCTTCCCAAGGAAGTGCTACTAAGCCCATCAGTGTATCAG ATTATGTCCCTTATGTCAATGCTGTTGACTCAAGATGGAGTGCCTATGGCTCAGATTCTACTTCATCAGCACGTTATGCGGAACG GGATAGGTTCATAGTTACAGATTTGTCTGGTCACAGAAAGCATTCCAGCACTGGAGATCTACTGAGTATTGAATTACAGCAG GCCAAAAGTAACTCATTATTACTTCAGAGAGAGGCGAATGCACTAGCCATGCAGCAGAAGTGGAATTCTCTAGATGAAGGCAGTCGTCTTACCTTAAATCTTTTAAGCAAGGAAATTGATTTGAGGAATGGTGAG aCCGATTATACTGAAGATTGTGCAGACACAAAGCCTGACCGAGACATTGAATTGGAGCTGTCAGCCCTTGATACTGATGAACCTGATGGGCAAGGTGAACAAATAGAA GAGATTCTGGATATACAGCTAGGTATTAGTTCGCAAGATGATCAGCTGCTCAATGGAACAACTGTAGAGAACGGGCATCCGCTAAAGCAGCACCAGAAAGAATCTATGGAACAGAAGAGACAAAGTTTAG gGAGGAGCAGAAAACAATCCTGCCCGTAA